A window of the Parambassis ranga chromosome 17, fParRan2.1, whole genome shotgun sequence genome harbors these coding sequences:
- the LOC114449613 gene encoding sodium- and chloride-dependent GABA transporter 3-like: MATSTVPDTVKQESKAQQQQKMNRDERRRALQKQEHRGQWANKTEYVLVTAGHVVGLGNLWRFPYLCYKNGGGAFLVPYGLLTMLCGIPLFLLESSYGQYTQEGFITCWRKLCPLAEGFGYASLVIRLYASTYIIVQTWALFYLVFSFRSQLPWASCQNTWNTADCVELQISDSPSTNMTNQTILTNRTTAAIEFWERRVLAMSGGIEDLGTVSWELALCLLVCWMFCYFSIFKGVRSSGKVVYFTATFPYVMLLILLIRGLTLPGAWKGIYFYLYPDLNRIANLRVWGEAGSQIFFSFSVSTGNLIVLSSYNKYNNDCYRDCFWICLLNSGTSFVAGFVVFSVLGFMAEKQGVSVDTVTESGPGLAFIAYPQAAAMMPLSHLWTVCFFLMLIFLAVDTHFVSVESFLTSVSDLFPKLFYKPRRHEMFALIFCIIFFFIHLVLVTKGGIYIFQLIDHYGSTRACLYFMALCQCLALTCGLGADRLINIIEDMTGHRPPVYFKVCWKYIIPVLSLISFIFYLVDYKHLKINDWYIYPDWAYTLGWTMTLSSVLMVPLWAAVQMCLTPGTFRQVRAHEEAPETREIHDIIVKHLAY; this comes from the exons ATGGCCACATCCACGGTGCCTGACACTGTGAAGCAGGAGAGCAAAG cacagcagcagcagaagatgaACAGAGACGAAAGAAGAAGAGCCCTTCAGAAGcaggaacacagaggacagtgggcGAACAAGACAGAATATGTTCTGGTGACTGCAGGACATGTGGTGGGTCTGGGAAATCTGTGGAGATTCCCTTACCTCTGCTACAAAAACGGTGGAG GTGCATTTTTGGTTCCATATGGTCTGCTAACAATGCTGTGTGGGATCCCCCTGTTCCTCCTGGAGAGTTCCTATGGTCAGTACACACAGGAGGGATTCATCACCTGCTGGAGGAAACTGTGTCCTCTGGCTGAGG GATTTGGATATGCAAGTCTTGTAATTAGACTGTATGCCTCCACCTACATTATCGTCCAGACATGGGCTCTGTTCTACCTGGTGTTCTCATTCAGATCACAGCTACCCTGGGCCAGCTGTCAGAACACCTGGAACACAG CTGACTGTGTGGAGCTACAGATTTCAGATTCTCCCTCAACAAATATGACGAATCAGACGATATTGACCAACAGGACGACTGCTGCTATAGAGTTCTGGGA ACGGCGGGTGTTGGCCATGTCTGGAGGAATTGAGGATCTGGGCACTGTGAGCTGGGAGCTGGCCTTGTGTCTTCTTGTCTGCTGGATGTTCTGTTACTTCAGCATCTTTAAAGGAGTCCGGTCCTCTGGAAAA gtgGTGTACTTCACTGCCACGTTCCCCTATGTGATGCTCCTGATTCTGCTCATTAGGGGACTGACTCTGCCTGGAGCCTGGAAAGGCATCTACTTCTACCTGTATCCAGACTTGAATCGCATAGCTAACCTCAGG gtgtggggtGAGGCTGGATCTCAaatcttcttctccttcagtgtGAGCACTGGAAATCTGATTGTGTTGAGCAGCTATAACAAGTACAACAACGACTGCTACAG GGACTGCTTCTGGATCTGTCTGCTGAACAGTGGGACCAGTTTTGTTGCAGGATTTGTCGTCTTCTCTGTTCTTGGATTCATGGCAGAGAAACAGGGCGTCTCTGtcgacactgtgactgagtcaG GTCCAGGTCTGGCCTTCATTGCTTACCCCCAGGCTGCAGCGATGATGCCATTATCACATCTCTGGACTGTCTGTTTCTTCCTGATGCTCATTTTTCTGGCTGTTGACACTCAT TTTGTGTCAGTGGAGAGTTTTCTCACCTCAGTAAGCGACCTGTTTCCCAAACTGTTTTATAAACCAAGAAGACACGAGATGTTTGCCCTCATCTTCtgcatcatcttcttctttatACATCTGGTGCTGGTCACTAAG GGAGGGATTTACATTTTCCAGCTTATTGATCACTATGGCTCAACCAGAGCTTGTCTTTATTTCATGGCTCTATGTCAGTGTCTGGCTCTGACATGTGGTTTGG GTGCTGATCGCTTGATTAATATTATTGAGGACATGACGGGACACAGACCACCAGTCTACTTCAAAGTGTGCTGGAAATATATAATCCCTGTGCTGTCATTG ATCTCCTTCATCTTTTACCTGGTTGATTACAAACACCTCAAGATTAACGACTGGTACATTTACCCTGACTGGGCGTACACACTGGGATGGACCAtgactctgtcctctgtcctcatgGTGCCGCTGTGGGCAGCTGTACAGATGTGTTTGACACCAGGCACCTTCAGACAGGTCAGAGCACATGAGGAGGCTCCTGAGACAAGAGAAATACATGACATCATTGTAAAACATTTAGCTTATTAA